Below is a window of Acidobacteriota bacterium DNA.
CGGCTTCACCGGCGGAAGCGGCGGGGGCTCGACCGGCAGCGCCTCACCGGGCGCCACAGGCAGCGGCTCGATCGGTACGGCGGGCGGCGCTGGCTCCCCAGGAGCGGGCGGCGGCGGTTCGAAGTACCGCATGCGTCTGAGGATCAGACGCTGCCGCGCCCGCAGCCGTCCATTGGGACGCGCGGGGCTGAAGGTGCGCGGGTTGATAATCGCGCCGGCCAGCAGCGCCGCCTCCGGCGGCGACAGCCAGGCGGCCGCCTTTCGGAAGTAGGTGCGCGCCGCGGCCTCGGCGCCGTACACGCCATCGCCCCACTCGATCACGTTCAAATACAACTCGAGAATGCGGCGCTTGCTCAGCTCCGCTTCGAGGCGGCGCGCGATCATGAGCTCGCGCAGTTTGCGCACCGGGTTTCTCGACGGCGACAGGTACAGGTTCTTCGCGAGCTGCTGGGTGATCGTGCTGCCGCCGCGCGCGATCTTGCCCTGCGCGAGGTTGATCTCGAACGACTTCTGCATCTGCTCGAGGTCCACCCCCTCGTGCTGCCAGAACAGCGCGTCTTCCGCGACGAGCACCGCCCGCTTCAGCGAGTCCGCGATGCGGTTGTACGAGACCCACCGCTGCACGCGCCTGGGAGTCTCCCCCCGCGCGCGCGCCTCGCGCGCGCGCAACTCGATGAACGCGGTCGTCTGAGGATTCCGCTCGCGCAGCGGCCGCACGTC
It encodes the following:
- the mtgA gene encoding monofunctional biosynthetic peptidoglycan transglycosylase; translation: MRRVGRALLAIPAISFAILVYVWITLPDVRPLRERNPQTTAFIELRAREARARGETPRRVQRWVSYNRIADSLKRAVLVAEDALFWQHEGVDLEQMQKSFEINLAQGKIARGGSTITQQLAKNLYLSPSRNPVRKLRELMIARRLEAELSKRRILELYLNVIEWGDGVYGAEAAARTYFRKAAAWLSPPEAALLAGAIINPRTFSPARPNGRLRARQRLILRRMRYFEPPPPAPGEPAPPAVPIEPLPVAPGEALPVEPPPLPPVKPIPEKPIP